A genomic region of Octopus sinensis linkage group LG2, ASM634580v1, whole genome shotgun sequence contains the following coding sequences:
- the LOC115232289 gene encoding peptidyl-prolyl cis-trans isomerase-like 3, producing the protein MSVTVHTDVGPVKIELFCEQVPKACENFLALCAQDYYNGCIFHRNIKDFMVQTGDPTGTGKGGTSIWGGKFEDEFRDSLKHNTRGIVSMASSGPDTNGSQWFITYNKQPHLNMKYTVFGRVIDGFETLDEMEKVPVNEKNFRPLNDLKIINVTIHANPLAT; encoded by the exons ATG TCTGTTACAGTTCATACTGATGTAGGTCCAGTTAAGATTGAACTATTCTGTGAACAAGTTCCTAAAGCTTGTGAG AATTTTCTAGCCTTATGCGCTCAAGACTACTACAATGGCTGCATATTTCATCGGAACATTAAAGATTTCATGGTTCAAACTGGTGACCCAACTG GAACAGGCAAAGGTGGTACTAGTATATGGGGTGGAAAATTTGAAGATGAATTCCGAGACAGTTTAAAG CACAACACACGAGGCATAGTATCCATGGCTAGCAGTGGTCCAGACACCAATGGCTCTCAATGGTTTATCACTTATAATAAGCAACCACATTTGAACATGAAATACACAGTTTTTGGACG AGTTATTGATGGCTTCGAAACCTTGGACGAAATGGAGAAAGTTCCTGTGAATGAAAAGAATTTTCGTCCTTTGAATGATTTAAAGATAATTAATGTCACTATTCATGCCAACCCATTAGCAACGTAA